A stretch of Desulfobacterales bacterium DNA encodes these proteins:
- a CDS encoding Jag N-terminal domain-containing protein: MPSQMEFEGKDLEIAIKNASKNLSIPADKLKYSVISYGSTGIFGLVGAKKARIRVTVPDSAPNKPKKVRTPPPSDQKDIPKDNPDPEITAAPPPIEIAAEIEPDITTPPLDKTPSPPDEAALQAGKDALQQIVDTITTGASISIETDPEHTLFNISGGNSAILIGKRGQTLDAMQYLVEKIVNRQNDDRIRVQVDIEDYLKNRKNNLIQLAGRLAEKVKHTGKAASAGQMNAHDRRIVHVALKDDMAVRTQSIGEGLYRKLMIFPKKNTQKKKST; the protein is encoded by the coding sequence ATGCCCTCACAGATGGAATTTGAAGGTAAAGATCTTGAAATCGCTATTAAGAATGCAAGCAAAAATCTGAGCATCCCTGCAGATAAGCTTAAATACAGTGTAATTTCCTATGGATCCACCGGGATCTTCGGCCTGGTGGGCGCCAAAAAAGCGCGTATTCGCGTCACAGTACCGGACAGCGCACCAAACAAACCCAAAAAGGTGCGCACACCGCCACCGTCGGATCAGAAGGATATTCCAAAAGATAACCCAGACCCTGAAATAACGGCTGCGCCTCCACCCATTGAAATTGCTGCCGAAATTGAACCGGATATAACCACCCCGCCGCTGGATAAAACCCCTTCGCCGCCGGATGAAGCCGCCCTGCAGGCAGGCAAGGACGCACTTCAGCAGATCGTCGACACCATCACCACAGGGGCCTCCATTTCCATTGAAACGGATCCCGAACACACCCTGTTTAATATCAGCGGCGGCAATTCAGCCATACTGATCGGCAAACGCGGCCAGACACTTGACGCCATGCAATATCTGGTTGAAAAAATCGTCAACCGGCAAAACGATGACCGCATTCGCGTCCAGGTAGATATTGAAGACTATTTGAAAAATCGAAAAAACAATCTGATACAGCTGGCCGGTCGCCTGGCAGAAAAAGTGAAGCACACCGGCAAAGCCGCTTCTGCCGGTCAGATGAACGCCCATGATCGCAGAATCGTCCATGTGGCCCTAAAAGACGACATGGCGGTTCGGACCCAGAGTATCGGAGAGGGCTTATATCGCAAGCTGATGATTTTTCCCAAGAAAAACACTCAAAAGAAAAAATCGACCTAA
- the rnc gene encoding ribonuclease III codes for MEESDLHLIEQTISYEFKDKNLLQEALRHSSYANEQPDTGLRDNERLEFLGDAVLNLVVGHILMQRNPELKEGELSRLRAGIVNESRLAAFAVAINLGNYIQLGKGELQTLGRKKKSILANAFEALLAAIYLDGGFSAAFQIIEARFADLFETIARPTAIPDFKTRLQELVQQIHSETPTYHLVDENGPDHDKTFTARVAFASLQADGIGKSKKAAEQEAARLALEMLTS; via the coding sequence ATGGAAGAGAGCGATCTACACCTGATTGAACAGACAATTTCCTATGAATTCAAGGACAAGAATCTGCTCCAAGAGGCCCTGCGGCACAGCTCCTATGCCAATGAACAGCCTGATACAGGCCTGCGCGATAACGAACGGCTGGAGTTTTTAGGAGATGCAGTTCTGAACCTGGTGGTGGGGCATATCCTCATGCAGCGCAATCCGGAGCTGAAAGAAGGCGAACTTTCGCGCCTGCGGGCCGGGATTGTCAACGAGTCCCGCCTGGCGGCCTTTGCCGTTGCCATAAACCTGGGAAATTATATTCAGCTTGGAAAGGGCGAGCTGCAGACCCTGGGCCGCAAGAAAAAATCGATCCTGGCCAACGCCTTTGAGGCCCTGCTGGCCGCAATCTACCTGGACGGCGGATTTTCAGCCGCATTTCAAATCATTGAAGCCCGCTTCGCCGATCTGTTTGAAACCATCGCCCGGCCGACCGCCATTCCTGATTTTAAAACCCGGCTCCAGGAATTGGTGCAGCAAATCCACAGCGAAACCCCCACCTACCATTTGGTTGATGAAAACGGCCCGGATCATGACAAAACCTTCACCGCCCGGGTGGCATTTGCTTCCCTGCAGGCCGACGGCATCGGCAAGAGCAAAAAGGCGGCCGAACAGGAAGCCGCGCGGCTGGCCCTGGAAATGTTAACCAGTTAG
- a CDS encoding YkgJ family cysteine cluster protein: MRKTLQPFFNQYETLVEMTDSTFSRVKKEHSDCVTCKIECADCCHALFDLTLIEALYLNHHFNRIFSGPEKDTLLEIANRADRSVYQIKRRALQALERGAAEADVLTQVAEERIRCPLLDEKNRCGLYAFRPITCRLYGIPTSIQGTGHTCGKSGFVKGSAYPTVNLDVIHRKLFDISAALVKALGSRHIKMADMLLPVSMALLTVFDEDYLGLSPIETPETDGNSRKKGGNNDPAQSG; the protein is encoded by the coding sequence ATGCGTAAAACGTTACAGCCCTTTTTTAACCAATATGAAACCCTTGTTGAAATGACTGACAGCACATTCAGCCGTGTCAAGAAGGAACACAGCGATTGTGTGACCTGCAAGATAGAATGCGCCGACTGCTGCCATGCGCTTTTTGATCTGACGCTGATCGAGGCGTTATATCTGAATCATCACTTTAATCGAATATTCAGTGGTCCGGAAAAAGACACCCTCCTGGAAATCGCCAACCGGGCCGATCGCTCCGTTTATCAGATCAAACGACGGGCGCTCCAGGCCCTGGAAAGGGGAGCGGCTGAAGCCGACGTTTTGACCCAGGTGGCTGAAGAACGGATCCGCTGCCCCTTGCTGGACGAAAAAAACCGGTGCGGCCTGTATGCGTTCCGGCCGATTACATGCCGGCTTTACGGCATCCCCACTTCCATCCAGGGAACCGGTCACACCTGCGGCAAGTCCGGCTTTGTCAAGGGGTCCGCGTATCCGACCGTCAATCTGGACGTTATACACCGCAAGCTTTTTGATATCTCGGCAGCACTGGTTAAAGCGCTCGGTTCCCGGCATATAAAAATGGCCGACATGCTCCTGCCGGTTTCCATGGCACTGCTGACGGTTTTTGATGAGGACTATTTAGGCCTTTCGCCGATAGAAACACCAGAAACGGATGGAAACAGCCGGAAAAAAGGAGGAAACAATGACCCCGCACAATCCGGATGA
- the mnmE gene encoding tRNA uridine-5-carboxymethylaminomethyl(34) synthesis GTPase MnmE, with translation MDPSTIAAIATPPGSAGIGIIKISGPDAVSITSTIFVKTGKNAARSAGSSFDNPAILESHRLYLGHIVDPETGRTLDEVLLSVMRAPRSYTGEDVAEINTHSGMTVFRAIMELLLRQGVRLAEPGEFTRRAFLNGRIDLTQAEAVIDIINARTEDALEIASAHIKGEFKECIGAARNALLGVMTLMEAAIDFPDDVEPVEIRIVIETLQGAVVKPLSELVAHYRHAHILRDGLNLAVAGRPNVGKSSLMNRLIQKDRVIVSPIPGTTRDFIEETLNIHGIPVIIADTAGLHETLDPVEVLGIQKTRDYISKSDLVLFMVDASVPLKSEDLQIFESVKTKNVILVLNKQDLVTDPDPARLPESWQFLPRVRISALYNQGIDRLKDLIASVSMGDARLDLRIKMIPNLRHKQLLDKGLLAIRNALEALKADTPLELVVIDLQEAADALADIIGINVKEDILDQIFSRFCIGK, from the coding sequence ATGGACCCTTCCACCATTGCTGCCATTGCTACCCCGCCGGGCAGCGCCGGTATCGGTATTATTAAAATCTCTGGACCGGATGCTGTATCCATAACTTCGACCATTTTTGTTAAAACTGGCAAAAATGCAGCCCGATCTGCCGGATCGTCCTTTGACAATCCGGCTATATTGGAATCCCATCGACTCTATCTTGGCCATATTGTAGATCCCGAAACAGGGCGTACCCTGGATGAAGTTCTCCTGTCCGTCATGCGCGCCCCCCGCTCATATACCGGAGAGGATGTGGCTGAAATCAATACCCATTCCGGCATGACTGTTTTTCGTGCTATTATGGAACTGCTTTTGCGCCAAGGCGTCCGCCTTGCCGAGCCGGGCGAATTTACCAGACGGGCATTTCTTAACGGCCGCATCGATCTGACCCAGGCCGAAGCTGTCATTGATATCATCAATGCCCGTACCGAAGATGCCCTTGAAATCGCTTCCGCCCATATTAAGGGTGAATTCAAGGAATGTATTGGGGCTGCAAGAAACGCGCTGCTGGGCGTCATGACTTTGATGGAAGCGGCCATCGATTTTCCAGATGATGTCGAACCGGTTGAAATCCGTATTGTAATTGAAACCTTGCAGGGAGCCGTTGTAAAACCGCTATCAGAACTGGTGGCACATTACCGCCACGCGCATATCCTCAGGGACGGTTTGAATCTGGCGGTGGCCGGCCGGCCCAATGTGGGCAAATCCAGCCTGATGAACCGCCTGATTCAAAAAGACCGGGTTATTGTCAGCCCGATTCCTGGTACAACCCGCGATTTTATCGAAGAAACCCTCAACATTCATGGCATTCCGGTAATAATTGCCGATACCGCCGGCCTGCATGAAACCCTGGACCCGGTGGAAGTGCTTGGGATTCAAAAAACCCGTGACTATATCAGCAAGAGCGACCTGGTCCTATTTATGGTCGACGCCAGCGTACCACTGAAAAGTGAAGACCTTCAGATATTTGAGTCTGTTAAAACCAAAAATGTCATTCTGGTTTTAAACAAACAGGATCTGGTTACGGACCCTGATCCGGCCCGCCTGCCGGAAAGCTGGCAGTTCCTGCCCCGGGTCCGGATTTCAGCCCTTTACAATCAAGGCATTGACCGCCTTAAAGATTTGATTGCATCGGTTTCCATGGGGGACGCTCGTCTGGATCTTCGAATAAAGATGATCCCCAACCTGCGTCATAAGCAGCTTCTGGACAAAGGCCTGCTGGCGATCCGCAATGCTTTGGAAGCCCTCAAGGCAGACACCCCTCTGGAGCTTGTTGTCATTGATCTTCAGGAAGCAGCAGATGCCCTGGCCGATATAATCGGGATCAATGTTAAAGAGGACATTCTGGATCAAATTTTCAGCCGTTTTTGCATCGGCAAGTGA
- a CDS encoding PHP domain-containing protein has protein sequence MRIDLHIHTTVSDGTSTPAQILTLAHELELGAIAITDHDTLDGVKESFRIGIPPSVRFLTGVEISATPPPPFRCPGSFHILGYGVRPEDPLLNQILFQLQDARNNRNPRIIERLNKLGLDITLEEVNRIAGDGLLGRPHIARLMVKKGYARSINDAFDNYLGKGRPAYVDKFRVDTSQAISLISSAGGLPVLAHPYLLETESEKELEDLVIMMKAMGLKGLEVYYPDHPPEYTAQCMELAQKHGLLMTGGTDFHGSLKPEIQMGIGRGDFFVPYEIYEKLQQNLHR, from the coding sequence GTGAGGATTGACCTTCATATTCACACCACTGTATCCGATGGCACGTCGACCCCGGCCCAAATCCTTACACTGGCCCACGAACTCGAACTTGGTGCAATCGCCATTACCGATCATGACACCCTGGACGGTGTCAAGGAATCGTTTCGCATCGGCATTCCGCCCTCGGTTCGATTCCTGACCGGAGTTGAAATCAGTGCAACCCCACCCCCGCCATTCCGTTGCCCCGGAAGTTTTCATATTCTGGGTTACGGCGTTCGCCCCGAGGATCCGCTTTTAAACCAGATACTCTTTCAATTGCAGGATGCCCGCAACAACCGAAATCCACGCATCATCGAACGCCTGAACAAGCTCGGCCTGGATATTACCCTTGAGGAAGTGAACCGCATCGCCGGAGACGGACTATTGGGAAGGCCCCATATTGCCCGCCTGATGGTAAAAAAAGGATACGCCCGCTCCATTAACGATGCTTTTGACAATTATCTGGGAAAAGGGAGACCCGCTTATGTAGACAAATTCCGGGTCGATACGTCCCAGGCCATCTCGCTCATAAGCAGCGCCGGCGGCCTTCCGGTTTTAGCGCATCCTTATCTGCTGGAGACCGAAAGCGAAAAAGAACTTGAAGATCTGGTGATCATGATGAAAGCCATGGGACTCAAAGGGCTGGAAGTGTATTATCCGGACCATCCGCCGGAATATACCGCCCAGTGTATGGAGCTGGCCCAAAAGCACGGTCTGCTCATGACCGGCGGCACGGACTTTCATGGCAGCCTCAAACCCGAAATTCAAATGGGCATCGGAAGGGGTGATTTTTTCGTACCTTATGAGATTTACGAAAAACTGCAGCAAAATCTCCATCGATAA
- a CDS encoding DUF6531 domain-containing protein: MLSSYAPKQYAPLNVDFGKDPDAKYPVCEKEKVGNPISIYNGNNFESQTDLSFPSPGGQHFEFTRYYNSRSTTLVGSGYGWIHNYRAILNTGIVYNGVSYLRIIDETGRGVYFTDHGGAFKERSHVQLENGNFVWYRLDGRRFMWNSGRYLIRIEEPSGKHRLLTYDAAGRLASVVDEAGGRTLTFNYDGNGRIESISGPTTPAVGNGIWVHYGYDASGNLISVTYADGSGYNYEYVNPGNHNLTAKKDKLGHLLSSWTYDSQDRAVSNFTRDGKGVSIHYVSNNEVRVTDAYGIARTYAIWDIDGRKKVTDISGPSGCADCGDEVTRIEYDNLGRAIEVAYAGGRIDQFDDFDSRGNARIFKKAVGNSDEKTIFYTYHPDIDARLSRTETSLLGSGSKVTIWDYDSDGDETPNENPTRRVYRLIERGFTRDAAGYVVLFDRTTAYTYNSKGQVLTIDGPLPGSQDTIAFSYNAASGDLLAVTRPLTGAVSYSDYDGAGQAGRITDENGNTTLLTYDGRGRITSITREADNAVAEFSYDTAGSLHESIDPDGVSTAFVYDSVYGRLTNAQDPLGNYLFYGYDQQGNIAEQSIHAFDGERLYFRRFSYQGPQHPGKLWKEINPDNTYTEYSYDAGGNIQAVTDPAAKTTFYNHDSLNRLRAVTRPGGVQTVYDYDGNDNLAAVTDAEGHRTVYEQDDPGRLLKTDSPDTNAATYAYDNADNLISKTDARGITVQYTYDALNRLTAIYYPDPDQNVFFSYDQGQNGMGRLTGIRDPSGAVSYGYDFAGRLIRETRTVNGFEHTTLYAHSSAGRIREITYPNNRRVRYRYDAAGQVIEAASIFEEAETVLANEIIHLPFGPITALSFGNGLGLLGSFDQLYRPTTAQTENVYNRSLTYDPGGNIIHIDNLLDPARSQSFGYDPLNRLITAEGIYGSISYIYDNVGNRLSKNLNGTVDIYNYVPGTSRLSDAGGLPYTYDANGNPTAMGTRSLSYNQNNRLIRAADNGSVLGEYVYNALGQRVVKTAVGQQIIYLYDQQGNLMAEADGKGNIVNEYIWLDGRLLAGIKSGKQVVEALVDIDPDTLNLDSHGNWVTAFIQLPEDFDVAEVDPATLTLNGTVYADRVQVEDFDSDGIPNLMAKFDRARVSGTLQPGDGVEMLVEGEADAFLISGVDTIRVISKGKKNRKGQDTATAARTAFSISTASKTSRLVFYHLDHLGTPQVVTDENAEVVWQADYLPFGEVNITANVVGNEFRFPGQYYDHETGLYYNYHRYYNPATGRYLTPDPVGLGGGANLFVYVKNNSINFTDFAGLFCECNDACPSGSYVFTGTEYGGFLFFGGVTAKHLLFKCMAGEDMFHLTIQSQCR, translated from the coding sequence TTGCTTTCAAGTTACGCGCCCAAGCAGTATGCGCCCCTGAATGTTGACTTCGGCAAAGATCCTGATGCTAAATATCCTGTATGTGAAAAAGAAAAAGTCGGCAATCCCATATCGATATACAACGGCAACAACTTTGAATCCCAGACAGACTTGAGTTTTCCCTCCCCGGGTGGCCAGCATTTTGAATTTACACGATATTACAACAGCCGCTCCACTACCCTGGTTGGCAGCGGCTACGGCTGGATTCACAACTACCGCGCTATTTTAAATACAGGGATTGTATATAACGGCGTTTCATACCTGAGAATTATCGATGAGACCGGCCGCGGCGTTTACTTTACGGATCATGGCGGCGCTTTCAAGGAACGATCCCATGTGCAGCTGGAAAACGGCAACTTTGTCTGGTACCGGCTGGATGGGCGCCGATTTATGTGGAATTCAGGCCGATATCTTATTCGGATTGAAGAACCTTCCGGCAAGCATCGATTGCTGACCTATGATGCCGCAGGCCGCCTGGCATCCGTTGTCGATGAAGCCGGCGGGCGGACCCTCACCTTTAATTACGACGGTAATGGCAGGATAGAATCCATATCCGGCCCGACAACCCCAGCTGTAGGCAATGGCATCTGGGTGCACTATGGATATGACGCCAGCGGCAACCTGATATCCGTCACCTATGCCGACGGCTCCGGCTACAATTATGAATATGTAAATCCCGGCAATCACAACCTCACCGCCAAAAAAGACAAGCTGGGGCATCTGCTGTCTTCCTGGACCTATGACAGCCAGGACAGGGCCGTTAGCAATTTTACCCGGGACGGCAAGGGCGTCAGCATCCATTACGTCAGCAATAACGAAGTCCGGGTGACCGACGCCTACGGCATTGCCCGCACCTACGCCATCTGGGATATCGACGGTCGCAAAAAAGTCACGGATATCAGCGGTCCTTCCGGCTGCGCCGACTGCGGCGATGAAGTCACGCGCATCGAATATGACAACCTGGGCCGGGCCATCGAAGTGGCATACGCCGGCGGCCGGATCGACCAGTTTGACGATTTTGACAGCCGCGGCAATGCCCGCATCTTCAAAAAAGCCGTGGGCAATTCGGATGAAAAAACCATTTTCTACACGTATCACCCGGATATCGACGCCAGACTCAGCCGGACCGAGACCAGCCTCCTTGGAAGCGGCAGCAAGGTCACCATCTGGGACTATGACAGTGACGGCGACGAAACACCGAATGAAAACCCCACCCGCCGGGTCTACCGGCTGATCGAGCGCGGGTTTACCCGGGATGCTGCCGGCTATGTGGTTCTCTTTGATCGCACCACCGCCTATACGTATAACAGCAAGGGTCAGGTCCTGACCATTGACGGCCCCCTGCCCGGCAGCCAGGACACCATCGCCTTTTCTTACAATGCCGCCTCGGGCGACCTCCTTGCCGTGACCCGGCCCCTGACCGGCGCCGTCAGTTATTCCGATTATGACGGCGCCGGCCAGGCCGGCCGTATCACGGATGAAAACGGCAATACCACCCTTTTGACCTATGACGGCCGCGGACGCATTACCTCCATCACCCGGGAAGCAGACAATGCTGTCGCCGAATTTAGCTATGACACCGCAGGAAGCCTCCATGAATCCATCGATCCTGACGGTGTGTCTACAGCCTTTGTCTATGATAGTGTATACGGCCGGCTCACGAATGCCCAGGATCCCCTGGGAAATTATTTGTTTTACGGATACGATCAGCAGGGAAACATCGCAGAGCAAAGCATCCATGCTTTTGATGGCGAGCGGCTTTATTTCAGGCGTTTTAGCTACCAGGGACCGCAGCACCCCGGCAAGCTCTGGAAGGAGATCAACCCGGACAACACCTATACCGAATACAGTTATGATGCCGGCGGCAATATCCAGGCCGTCACCGACCCGGCTGCAAAAACCACCTTTTATAACCACGACAGCCTGAACCGCCTGAGGGCCGTCACCCGGCCCGGGGGCGTTCAAACGGTCTATGACTATGACGGAAACGATAATCTTGCTGCGGTTACGGACGCCGAAGGCCACCGCACCGTCTACGAGCAGGATGATCCGGGCCGGTTGCTTAAAACCGACTCGCCGGACACCAACGCCGCCACCTATGCCTATGACAATGCCGACAACCTGATTTCCAAAACCGATGCCAGGGGCATTACGGTTCAATACACCTATGATGCCTTAAATCGCCTGACCGCCATTTATTACCCGGATCCAGACCAGAACGTATTCTTTTCTTATGATCAGGGTCAAAACGGCATGGGGCGTCTTACCGGCATCCGGGATCCGTCCGGCGCCGTATCATACGGATACGATTTTGCAGGACGTCTGATCCGGGAGACCCGGACGGTAAACGGATTTGAACACACGACCCTTTATGCCCACAGCTCGGCCGGGAGAATTCGCGAAATCACCTATCCCAACAACCGCAGGGTCCGTTACCGGTATGATGCCGCCGGTCAGGTCATAGAGGCTGCCAGTATCTTTGAAGAGGCGGAAACCGTTCTCGCAAATGAAATCATCCATTTGCCGTTTGGTCCCATAACCGCCTTGAGCTTTGGAAACGGCCTTGGCTTATTAGGCAGCTTTGATCAGCTTTACCGGCCGACAACCGCCCAAACGGAAAATGTTTATAACCGCAGCCTCACCTATGACCCGGGCGGCAATATCATCCACATTGACAACCTGCTGGATCCCGCCCGCAGCCAGTCGTTCGGTTATGATCCGCTAAACCGCCTGATCACTGCAGAAGGGATCTATGGTTCCATCAGCTACATTTACGATAATGTGGGAAACCGCCTCAGCAAAAACCTCAACGGCACGGTGGATATTTATAATTACGTTCCCGGAACCAGCAGGCTTTCCGACGCCGGCGGCCTGCCCTATACCTACGACGCCAATGGTAATCCCACCGCCATGGGAACCAGGAGCCTTTCCTACAACCAGAACAACCGGCTGATCCGAGCTGCGGATAATGGTTCTGTTTTGGGAGAATATGTCTATAACGCCCTGGGCCAGCGGGTGGTTAAAACGGCAGTCGGCCAACAAATCATTTATCTGTATGACCAGCAGGGCAACCTGATGGCCGAGGCAGACGGCAAAGGCAACATCGTCAACGAATACATCTGGCTGGACGGCCGCTTGCTGGCCGGGATAAAAAGTGGTAAACAGGTAGTTGAAGCTTTGGTTGACATTGATCCGGACACCCTGAACCTCGACAGTCACGGCAACTGGGTCACGGCGTTCATCCAGCTGCCGGAAGATTTTGATGTGGCCGAAGTTGATCCGGCAACCCTCACCTTAAATGGTACGGTTTATGCGGACAGGGTACAGGTGGAAGATTTTGACAGCGACGGCATCCCGAACCTGATGGCCAAGTTTGACCGCGCCCGGGTATCCGGCACGCTGCAGCCGGGCGACGGAGTTGAGATGCTTGTCGAAGGGGAAGCGGATGCATTTCTGATCAGCGGCGTTGACACCATCCGGGTAATCAGCAAGGGCAAAAAAAACAGGAAGGGGCAGGACACTGCAACGGCAGCCCGGACGGCTTTTTCCATTTCAACCGCGTCAAAAACAAGCCGACTGGTCTTTTATCACCTGGACCACCTGGGAACGCCACAGGTGGTGACCGATGAAAATGCCGAGGTGGTCTGGCAGGCGGATTATCTGCCGTTCGGGGAAGTGAATATTACCGCCAATGTAGTGGGAAATGAGTTTAGATTCCCCGGCCAGTATTATGATCATGAAACAGGCCTCTACTATAACTACCATCGGTACTATAACCCTGCTACAGGCAGATACTTGACGCCGGATCCGGTTGGGCTGGGTGGCGGGGCAAATCTTTTTGTCTACGTCAAAAACAACTCCATCAACTTTACAGATTTTGCGGGTTTATTTTGCGAATGTAATGACGCTTGCCCTTCAGGTTCATATGTATTCACAGGAACGGAATACGGAGGTTTCCTCTTTTTTGGTGGCGTGACTGCAAAGCACTTACTTTTTAAGTGTATGGCCGGAGAGGACATGTTTCATTTAACAATTCAAAGTCAATGTCGTTAA
- a CDS encoding radical SAM protein, which yields MNTGSRKTKKPFIIPVFLPHAGCPNRCVFCDQTAITGEKPSLPSAESLCEQVNSFVAYKNKTRKNVQIAFYGGNFLGLAEKNVRMLLEEAAAFVRAGKVDSIRFSTRPDTIDAVRLNWLKAFPISAIELGVQSMDDSVLTLSNRGHTAKNTQKAVELLKEKKYQIGLQLMLGLPGDNEARAVKSAQKTVDLSPDFVRIYPTVVLKNSPLARLFQRGEYQPLSLEAAVSLAKKFYRIFEARGIPVIRMGLQSSEELDAGTNILAGPYHPAFGQLVYADFFLDKARSLLQNLKNSPESISIQIHPRSLSRLQGIRNQNIMTLKKEFGLQSIAMVTDNSLAENELKVV from the coding sequence ATGAATACCGGCAGCCGCAAAACTAAAAAACCATTTATCATCCCTGTTTTTTTGCCCCATGCCGGCTGCCCCAACCGCTGCGTGTTCTGCGATCAGACAGCCATCACTGGTGAAAAACCATCTCTGCCGAGTGCGGAATCCCTTTGCGAACAGGTGAATTCGTTTGTCGCCTATAAGAACAAAACGCGAAAAAACGTTCAAATCGCCTTTTACGGTGGAAATTTTCTGGGCCTTGCGGAAAAAAATGTCCGGATGTTGCTGGAAGAAGCCGCCGCATTTGTCCGGGCCGGCAAAGTGGACAGCATCCGTTTTTCCACCCGGCCGGACACCATTGATGCCGTCCGGCTCAACTGGCTGAAAGCTTTTCCCATCTCCGCCATCGAGCTCGGGGTCCAGTCCATGGATGACAGCGTGCTGACACTTTCCAACCGTGGGCACACGGCAAAAAACACGCAAAAGGCGGTGGAGCTGCTGAAGGAGAAAAAATACCAAATCGGCCTGCAGCTCATGTTGGGCCTTCCCGGTGACAATGAAGCCCGCGCCGTCAAAAGTGCACAAAAAACAGTTGATCTCTCACCCGACTTTGTCCGCATCTATCCCACCGTGGTCCTTAAAAACAGCCCCCTGGCCCGGCTGTTCCAAAGGGGGGAATATCAACCCCTATCACTGGAAGCGGCTGTTTCCCTCGCCAAAAAATTCTACCGGATTTTTGAAGCCCGCGGTATTCCGGTCATCCGCATGGGTCTGCAGTCTTCGGAAGAGCTTGACGCCGGCACAAATATCCTGGCCGGCCCCTATCACCCGGCCTTCGGCCAGCTTGTATATGCCGACTTTTTTCTGGACAAAGCCCGGTCGCTGCTGCAAAATTTAAAAAACAGTCCCGAATCCATTAGCATACAGATTCACCCCCGCAGCCTGTCCCGTCTTCAGGGGATTCGCAACCAGAATATTATGACGCTTAAAAAAGAGTTTGGTTTGCAGTCCATCGCTATGGTTACGGACAATTCCCTGGCCGAAAATGAATTAAAGGTCGTTTAG
- the dksA gene encoding RNA polymerase-binding protein DksA, whose protein sequence is MKKKDLNYFKKLLTHQLEQLLSQADDTVSGMTAPKENFPDPTDRASLEADRNFMLRIRDRESKLIKKIKKALERIDDGTFGMCESCGEEITVKRLKARSVTTQCIDCKTKEEALEKALGL, encoded by the coding sequence ATGAAAAAGAAAGATTTAAACTACTTTAAAAAACTTTTAACCCATCAGCTGGAACAACTATTGAGTCAGGCGGATGATACGGTTTCCGGAATGACGGCCCCCAAGGAAAATTTCCCGGATCCCACCGATCGCGCTTCCCTCGAGGCGGACCGCAATTTCATGCTGCGCATCAGAGACCGTGAAAGCAAGTTGATCAAAAAAATCAAAAAGGCCCTTGAACGGATTGACGACGGCACCTTTGGTATGTGCGAATCCTGTGGTGAAGAAATTACCGTAAAGCGGCTTAAGGCCAGATCGGTCACGACACAGTGCATTGATTGCAAAACCAAAGAGGAGGCGTTAGAGAAAGCCCTTGGATTGTAA